Proteins encoded together in one Chitinophaga varians window:
- a CDS encoding lysozyme inhibitor LprI family protein encodes MKSIVITLLIVAGSLTGMAQSQSDMNKQAGQEYKEADKKLNTVYQEILKKYAANKTFISNFKEAQRLWVQLRDAQLKAMYPEPAKTYGSMFPVCKSNYLTELTNQRTDAIRVWLNGLPPGETCTGSVGATE; translated from the coding sequence ATGAAATCAATTGTCATTACCCTGTTGATCGTGGCTGGCAGCCTCACCGGGATGGCCCAGTCCCAATCGGACATGAACAAACAGGCAGGGCAGGAGTACAAAGAGGCCGATAAGAAACTGAATACTGTATACCAGGAGATCCTGAAGAAATACGCGGCCAATAAGACGTTCATCTCCAATTTCAAGGAAGCGCAAAGACTTTGGGTACAACTGCGTGATGCCCAGCTGAAAGCAATGTACCCCGAACCTGCCAAAACCTATGGCAGCATGTTCCCGGTATGTAAATCCAATTATCTCACCGAGCTGACCAACCAGCGTACAGATGCTATCCGGGTGTGGCTTAATGGCCTGCCTCCGGGCGAAACCTGCACCGGCTCTGTTGGCGCTACTGAATAG
- a CDS encoding retropepsin-like aspartic protease — protein sequence MWRTLVIVICWCCNLFLPAFAQRKNAAPAAADNSKPVAVIPFRMIDKHVVIPVVLSGGTDTLQFVFDSGAEVTVLHKRVSEKMRINSGHQAFMSGINNAMVRTNVVTLNALYLKGLRIPYVEAYLENLDNLGDSIDGVIGVALLKLYIVKIDYRQQQLVLYRNGKTPIGNTGRLLHFQLNYSTPVIDAAITMPDGRYLPGHYHITTGGDYGILFNWPYVDANRINSLPTLNTDRVQDMVRVLYYINSNIPSLQLGGKTMANVPVSYCKDINDVGVFTEIAGSIGYDIWKQFTITINYEKKEVYLE from the coding sequence ATGTGGCGTACTCTGGTGATAGTAATATGCTGGTGCTGTAATTTATTCCTGCCTGCCTTCGCACAACGAAAAAATGCTGCCCCCGCAGCGGCAGACAACAGCAAACCTGTGGCTGTAATTCCTTTCCGCATGATCGACAAACATGTGGTAATACCGGTGGTGCTCTCCGGCGGTACCGATACCCTGCAGTTTGTTTTTGACAGTGGGGCGGAAGTAACGGTGCTGCATAAACGTGTTTCTGAAAAAATGCGCATCAACAGCGGGCATCAGGCTTTTATGAGCGGTATCAACAATGCCATGGTAAGGACCAATGTGGTAACTCTCAACGCTTTGTACCTGAAGGGGTTACGAATTCCTTACGTGGAAGCCTATCTCGAAAATCTTGATAACCTCGGAGACAGTATCGACGGAGTGATCGGTGTGGCCCTGCTGAAACTGTATATCGTGAAAATCGATTACCGGCAACAACAACTGGTACTGTACCGTAACGGTAAAACGCCCATCGGCAATACCGGGAGACTGCTCCATTTTCAGCTCAACTATTCCACACCGGTAATAGATGCCGCTATCACCATGCCGGACGGCCGTTATCTTCCGGGCCATTACCACATCACCACCGGTGGCGACTATGGCATCCTGTTCAACTGGCCCTATGTGGATGCCAATCGTATCAACAGTCTACCTACGCTGAACACAGACAGGGTGCAGGATATGGTCAGAGTGTTGTACTATATCAACAGCAACATCCCGTCATTGCAGCTCGGTGGAAAAACAATGGCCAATGTGCCTGTCAGCTACTGCAAAGACATCAATGACGTGGGCGTGTTCACTGAGATTGCCGGCTCTATTGGTTATGATATCTGGAAACAATTCACCATCACGATAAACTACGAAAAGAAGGAAGTATACCTGGAATGA
- a CDS encoding formimidoylglutamase: MADFSHLQDFLQPVSKAFLNDDQEYDAFQIGGVADVYEEEHHPDLDAADIVLLGVGEERGSASGKTGTSGPDAIRREFFKLYNWHRDIKVADVGNLRSGAFLADAYAAMKTVVGELVQANKTVLILGGSHDLTYPQYKAYAAHQLIIEATVADALIDLQEESSLRSERYLMDILTEQPNYLRHYNHLGFQSYFVHPRMLETLDKLRFDCFRLGRIRENMEEAEPVLRHSDLFSLDINIIRHTDAPANNLSPNGFSGEEACSLARYAGMSSRLSSFGIYGYRPEKDKEQLTARQIAQMMWYFMDGRSVKNKEALLDDRDAFWEFHIAFSDIETVFLKSKRTGRWWMQLPDQEFVPCAYNDYLLASNNEMPERWLRHQERL; the protein is encoded by the coding sequence ATGGCAGATTTTTCGCACCTGCAGGATTTTTTGCAGCCTGTTTCCAAAGCTTTTCTGAACGATGATCAGGAGTATGACGCTTTCCAGATCGGAGGTGTAGCAGATGTTTATGAGGAAGAGCATCATCCGGACCTGGATGCTGCTGATATTGTATTGCTGGGAGTGGGCGAAGAAAGGGGCAGCGCCAGCGGGAAAACGGGTACCAGTGGTCCTGATGCCATCCGGCGGGAGTTTTTTAAACTCTACAACTGGCACCGTGATATCAAAGTGGCGGACGTGGGCAACCTGCGTTCCGGCGCTTTTCTTGCCGATGCATATGCTGCTATGAAAACAGTGGTGGGTGAACTGGTGCAGGCTAATAAAACGGTGCTCATCCTGGGCGGCTCTCATGATCTTACCTATCCCCAGTACAAAGCATATGCGGCCCATCAGCTGATCATCGAGGCCACTGTGGCCGATGCCCTGATCGACCTGCAGGAAGAGTCCTCCCTCCGCAGCGAAAGGTACCTGATGGACATCCTCACTGAACAGCCCAATTATCTCCGTCACTATAACCATCTGGGCTTCCAGAGTTATTTCGTACATCCGCGCATGTTAGAGACGCTGGACAAACTGCGTTTTGATTGTTTTCGTTTAGGCCGTATCCGTGAGAATATGGAAGAAGCGGAACCGGTGCTGCGCCACTCTGATTTATTCAGTCTCGATATCAATATCATCCGGCATACAGATGCGCCGGCCAATAACCTCTCCCCTAACGGGTTCAGCGGCGAGGAAGCCTGTTCCCTTGCCCGTTATGCAGGTATGAGCAGCCGTCTGTCGTCTTTCGGTATTTATGGCTACCGGCCGGAAAAAGACAAGGAACAGCTGACAGCCCGCCAGATCGCTCAGATGATGTGGTATTTTATGGACGGCCGCTCCGTCAAAAATAAAGAGGCACTGCTGGACGACCGCGACGCCTTCTGGGAATTTCATATAGCCTTCTCCGATATAGAAACCGTTTTCCTGAAAAGCAAACGTACCGGCCGCTGGTGGATGCAACTCCCCGACCAGGAGTTTGTGCCCTGTGCGTATAACGACTACCTGCTGGCCAGCAATAATGAAATGCCGGAACGCTGGCTGCGTCACCAGGAGAGATTGTGA
- a CDS encoding lysozyme inhibitor LprI family protein — MRLPILILAVFLCGNAYSQSRQAALDTLENRYQRCLSTSNSYGCALVYYKQLDSLLHSTLQRLYSQIEPNRLHTLQIEQGAWEEKKDAYFRKIDERVEKMHKSTMDGLDDDMISTDNKAAYVKERVTALLDLDI, encoded by the coding sequence ATGAGACTCCCTATCCTGATCCTGGCAGTATTCCTGTGTGGTAATGCCTATTCCCAGTCCCGCCAGGCGGCACTGGACACACTGGAAAACCGTTATCAACGCTGCCTTTCTACCAGCAACAGCTACGGCTGCGCACTCGTATATTACAAGCAGCTCGACAGCCTCCTGCACAGCACATTACAGCGCCTTTACAGCCAGATTGAGCCCAACAGGCTACATACCCTTCAGATAGAACAAGGTGCCTGGGAAGAGAAGAAAGATGCGTATTTCCGTAAGATAGACGAGCGGGTGGAGAAGATGCATAAAAGCACCATGGATGGACTGGACGATGACATGATCTCTACAGACAACAAAGCCGCTTATGTGAAAGAGCGTGTCACCGCTCTTCTGGATTTAGATATTTAG
- a CDS encoding M16 family metallopeptidase: MIHYNKFTLANGLRVVVHEDHTTPMAVLNVLYDVGARDENPEQTGFAHLFEHLMFGGSVNIPEYDEPLQMAGGENNAYTTSDLTNYYIQLPAENIETAFWLESDRMLSLAFSEKSLDVQRKVVSEEFKEHYINKPYGDVWHKMRELAYTTHPYRWMTIGKELSHIENARLEDVKAFFFKFYRPVNAILSVAGNITTEQVKTLAEKWFGDIPSGEKYHRNLPVEPPQTAAHKLEVKANVPLDALYKCYHMYPRSDKRYYAADLVSDILGGGSSSRLHQVLVKEKKLFSNIDCYHFGSLDAGLLTIEGKLVKGVKMKDAEKAIQTELEKLQAEVIADRELQKVKNRVESLLAFEDMSLLNRANNLAFYELLGDAGLMNKEFENYEVVTAEDIHREAKLLFDEKNANTIYYYAENQG; encoded by the coding sequence ATGATTCATTATAATAAATTTACATTAGCTAATGGGTTGCGGGTTGTGGTACATGAAGACCATACTACGCCCATGGCTGTATTAAACGTACTGTACGACGTAGGCGCCAGGGACGAGAACCCGGAACAGACCGGTTTTGCCCACTTGTTTGAACACCTGATGTTTGGCGGCTCTGTCAACATTCCCGAGTATGATGAGCCCCTGCAGATGGCAGGAGGAGAGAACAACGCCTATACGACCAGCGATCTTACCAATTACTACATACAGCTGCCGGCAGAAAACATTGAAACTGCTTTCTGGCTGGAAAGTGACCGGATGCTTTCACTGGCCTTCAGTGAAAAAAGCCTCGATGTACAACGCAAAGTAGTATCAGAAGAGTTTAAGGAACACTACATCAACAAACCCTATGGCGATGTATGGCACAAAATGAGGGAGCTGGCCTACACCACCCACCCTTACCGCTGGATGACCATCGGGAAAGAACTGTCACACATAGAAAATGCCAGGCTGGAAGATGTAAAAGCCTTCTTCTTTAAGTTTTACCGGCCTGTCAATGCCATCCTTTCCGTGGCGGGCAACATTACAACGGAACAGGTGAAAACACTGGCAGAGAAATGGTTTGGCGATATCCCTTCCGGAGAAAAATACCATCGTAACCTGCCCGTTGAACCGCCGCAGACAGCTGCGCATAAACTGGAAGTAAAAGCCAATGTGCCGCTGGACGCGCTGTACAAATGTTATCATATGTACCCCCGTTCAGACAAACGTTACTATGCTGCTGATCTCGTCTCCGATATCCTCGGTGGCGGCAGCTCTTCCCGTTTGCACCAGGTGCTGGTAAAAGAGAAAAAGCTCTTCAGTAATATCGACTGTTACCATTTTGGCAGCCTCGACGCAGGCCTGCTTACCATCGAAGGCAAACTGGTGAAAGGCGTGAAAATGAAAGATGCCGAAAAAGCTATCCAGACAGAACTGGAAAAACTACAGGCGGAAGTGATTGCCGACCGCGAACTGCAAAAGGTGAAAAACCGTGTGGAGAGCCTGCTGGCATTTGAAGACATGAGCCTGCTCAATCGCGCCAACAACCTGGCCTTTTATGAGCTGCTCGGTGATGCCGGTTTGATGAATAAAGAGTTTGAAAACTATGAAGTGGTGACAGCAGAAGATATTCACCGGGAAGCCAAACTGCTTTTCGATGAAAAAAATGCCAATACCATTTACTATTACGCCGAAAATCAGGGATAA
- a CDS encoding M16 family metallopeptidase: protein MNRTIPPPIKDAVEFDIKLKPYEKFTLDNGIPVYAIKSEEQETLQLELVFPAGSWYESESLEALATNFLMKNGTSKRTALEINEAIDYHGAYLNRNAYHENATFTLHCLSKHTEVLLPVLQDVILDPVFPEEELQLYKQNQKQKLAVNLQKCDFVANRFIDKYLFGEFHPYGRVSSMMAYDALQAETLRAFYQKHYTYNNCRIFVAGNMPGNMLALLNQYFGSTRWNGESSLLRPELPVQPAEEKKFRIFNDENGVQGAIRIGRPFPNRYHPDFPKMLVLNTILGGYFGSRLMSNIREEKGYTYGIYSQLYNFRQVSALNIQTEAGRDVCEATIEEVYNELRRLQNEPVPQEELDLVRNYMIGSILGDLDGAFQLIQRWKNLILNDLDENYFYNNIQTIKNITAEELQQLAKQYLTPGDFYELVVI, encoded by the coding sequence ATGAACAGAACAATTCCTCCTCCCATTAAAGACGCTGTGGAGTTTGATATAAAGCTGAAGCCCTACGAGAAATTCACGTTGGACAATGGTATTCCCGTTTATGCGATTAAATCGGAAGAACAGGAAACCCTGCAGCTGGAACTGGTGTTCCCCGCCGGTTCATGGTATGAAAGCGAAAGCCTGGAAGCCCTGGCTACCAACTTCCTCATGAAAAACGGGACCAGCAAACGCACCGCCCTCGAAATCAACGAGGCCATCGATTATCATGGCGCCTACCTTAACCGGAATGCATATCATGAAAATGCCACCTTCACGCTGCACTGCCTGTCCAAACATACGGAAGTGCTGCTGCCGGTGTTGCAGGACGTTATCCTCGATCCTGTTTTTCCGGAAGAAGAATTACAGCTCTACAAACAAAACCAGAAACAGAAGCTGGCCGTCAATCTCCAGAAATGTGATTTTGTGGCCAACCGCTTTATCGATAAATACCTGTTTGGTGAATTCCATCCTTACGGCCGCGTGAGCAGCATGATGGCCTATGATGCATTACAGGCAGAAACGCTGCGTGCTTTCTATCAGAAGCATTATACGTACAACAACTGCCGCATTTTTGTAGCGGGCAATATGCCTGGCAACATGCTGGCACTGTTGAATCAATACTTCGGCAGCACCCGCTGGAACGGCGAGTCCAGCCTGCTCAGGCCGGAACTGCCGGTACAACCGGCAGAGGAAAAGAAATTCCGCATTTTCAATGATGAAAATGGCGTGCAGGGCGCTATCCGTATTGGTCGTCCTTTTCCGAACCGCTATCATCCGGACTTCCCTAAAATGCTGGTGCTCAACACCATCCTGGGCGGCTACTTTGGCTCCAGGCTGATGAGCAATATCCGGGAAGAAAAAGGGTATACGTATGGCATCTATTCCCAGCTGTACAACTTCCGGCAGGTGAGCGCGCTCAACATCCAGACCGAAGCCGGCAGGGATGTGTGCGAAGCCACCATCGAAGAAGTGTACAATGAGCTGCGCAGGCTGCAGAACGAGCCGGTGCCACAGGAAGAACTGGACCTTGTGCGCAACTACATGATCGGCTCTATCCTCGGCGACCTGGACGGCGCCTTCCAGCTGATACAACGCTGGAAAAACCTGATCCTCAACGATCTGGACGAAAACTATTTCTACAACAATATTCAGACGATCAAGAATATCACTGCAGAAGAATTACAGCAACTCGCCAAACAATATCTCACCCCCGGCGATTTCTATGAACTGGTGGTAATTTGA
- a CDS encoding amino acid permease — protein sequence MKQYYKKPLAWLLRESGEEGSQGLKRTLSGFQLVMLGLGVIIGAGLFSLTGLAAGNNAGPAVTLSFVVAAIGCAFAGLCYAEFAAMIPIAGSAYTYAYTTMGELFAWIIGWDLVLEFSVGAATVSISWSNYLVEFLSGYGIYLPPRLVHSPFETITLPGGEVVHGLFNLPAALVVILMSYILMRGTKGSAIWNAVVVSLKVGVVLVFIALGWKYIQPSNLVPYIPKNTGELGHFGWSGILRGAGVVFFVFLGFDIVSTAAQETKNPKRNMPIGILGSLAICTVLFILFSHVMTGLAPYTEFKNSGAPVAIAISHTPFKWLGQLVVLAIIIGYTSVIMVDLWGQSRVFYAMSKDGLLPKIFSDIHPRFRTPWKSNILFCAFISLFAALVPIKVVGEMTSIGTLLAFVIVCAGVWILRYTMPDAPRPFKTPWVPFVPIMGILTCVGMMIFLPLDTWLRLIIWMAIGMVIYYFYGRKHSKVRRELNAGQ from the coding sequence ATGAAACAATACTACAAAAAGCCACTGGCCTGGCTATTGCGCGAGTCCGGAGAGGAGGGAAGCCAGGGCCTGAAACGTACATTGAGCGGTTTTCAGCTGGTCATGCTGGGCCTTGGTGTCATTATCGGCGCCGGTCTCTTTTCCCTGACAGGCCTGGCAGCAGGTAATAACGCCGGTCCGGCGGTCACGCTCTCCTTTGTGGTAGCTGCCATCGGCTGTGCTTTTGCAGGCTTGTGTTATGCAGAATTTGCCGCCATGATCCCTATTGCAGGCAGCGCCTATACGTATGCCTATACCACTATGGGAGAGCTGTTTGCCTGGATCATCGGCTGGGACCTCGTACTGGAATTCTCTGTGGGCGCGGCTACCGTGTCTATCAGCTGGTCCAACTACCTGGTGGAGTTTCTCTCCGGCTACGGTATTTATCTTCCGCCACGGCTGGTCCATTCTCCGTTTGAAACAATAACACTCCCGGGCGGAGAGGTGGTACACGGACTGTTTAACCTTCCTGCTGCGCTGGTAGTAATCCTGATGTCCTACATCCTCATGCGCGGCACCAAAGGCTCCGCCATCTGGAATGCGGTGGTAGTGTCCCTGAAAGTAGGCGTTGTATTGGTTTTTATTGCCCTTGGATGGAAATATATACAACCGTCCAACCTGGTGCCCTATATCCCCAAAAACACGGGTGAATTAGGCCATTTTGGATGGTCCGGTATCCTGCGGGGAGCAGGCGTGGTCTTCTTTGTTTTCCTGGGTTTTGATATCGTCAGCACGGCAGCACAGGAAACAAAAAACCCGAAACGCAACATGCCTATCGGTATCCTCGGTTCACTCGCCATCTGTACGGTATTGTTCATCCTGTTCTCACATGTCATGACCGGCCTCGCGCCATATACCGAATTTAAGAACAGTGGCGCCCCGGTGGCCATCGCTATCTCCCATACGCCTTTTAAATGGCTGGGGCAACTGGTGGTGCTGGCTATCATCATCGGTTATACGTCCGTGATCATGGTAGATCTTTGGGGGCAGTCACGCGTGTTTTACGCGATGTCAAAAGACGGACTGTTACCTAAAATTTTCTCAGACATACATCCCCGTTTCCGCACACCGTGGAAGTCCAATATCCTGTTTTGTGCATTTATCAGCTTATTTGCCGCGCTGGTGCCCATCAAGGTGGTAGGGGAAATGACCAGCATCGGTACGCTGCTGGCATTCGTGATCGTATGCGCCGGCGTATGGATACTGCGTTACACCATGCCGGACGCTCCTCGGCCGTTCAAAACGCCATGGGTGCCTTTTGTGCCTATCATGGGTATCCTCACCTGCGTGGGCATGATGATATTCCTGCCGCTGGACACCTGGTTAAGGCTTATTATCTGGATGGCAATAGGAATGGTGATTTATTACTTCTATGGCAGGAAACACAGCAAGGTAAGGCGGGAGCTGAATGCCGGTCAATAA
- a CDS encoding aspartyl protease family protein, whose translation MPKPNLLLALLLALAALTGLYQPVSAGNAILENDTTQQSVLITRFKFKQYYGGVVVISATLDNIPDTLQFILDTGSAGISLDTATCVRLGIKLTPTDKVVKGLGAAKTVSFAMDHTLKLPGLTIDSLDFHVNDYELISQVYGIQVDGIIGYSFLTRYIVTVDYDTEEIIVNSKGRYTYPRGGQLLRPSLTQIPLITAPLRHERKTVTNRYYFDTGAGMCLLLSSQFVNDSALITHHRKSRKIIQTEAQGLGGKMQMSLTTVQEFRVGNFSFRNVPTYIFDDRTNITAYPFLGGMIGNDLLRRFNITLNYGRKEIYLMPNTHFKDMFDYSYTGLIIYLIDGRVEVTDIIKGSPAEKAGIRKGDIIMAINNNLGANLQIFREMLKNVGTKATLLIARDSELLIKKLPIKSIL comes from the coding sequence ATGCCTAAACCAAATCTGTTACTCGCCTTGCTGCTCGCTTTGGCAGCACTAACCGGTCTTTATCAACCAGTATCTGCCGGAAATGCCATCCTGGAGAACGATACCACACAGCAATCTGTGTTGATCACCCGTTTTAAATTCAAGCAATATTATGGCGGCGTGGTTGTCATTTCAGCCACACTGGATAATATCCCGGACACCCTGCAGTTTATCCTGGACACGGGCAGCGCCGGCATCTCTCTCGACACCGCTACCTGTGTCCGGCTGGGCATCAAACTCACGCCGACAGACAAAGTGGTAAAAGGGCTGGGAGCCGCCAAAACCGTGTCTTTCGCGATGGACCACACCCTGAAGCTGCCAGGACTTACCATTGACAGCCTCGATTTCCACGTCAATGATTATGAGCTGATCAGCCAGGTATATGGTATTCAGGTAGATGGTATCATCGGGTACAGTTTCCTGACCCGCTATATTGTAACGGTGGATTACGATACGGAGGAAATTATCGTCAACAGCAAAGGCCGTTATACCTACCCCCGGGGAGGACAGCTGCTGCGCCCGTCACTCACGCAGATACCGTTGATCACAGCGCCGCTGCGCCATGAACGTAAAACAGTCACTAACCGTTATTATTTTGATACCGGCGCCGGTATGTGCCTGTTGTTGTCTTCCCAGTTCGTCAACGACAGCGCGCTGATCACCCATCACCGGAAAAGCAGGAAAATCATACAAACAGAGGCCCAGGGCCTGGGAGGCAAAATGCAGATGTCGCTTACCACCGTCCAGGAGTTCCGCGTCGGCAATTTTTCTTTTCGTAACGTGCCTACCTATATCTTCGATGACAGGACCAACATCACGGCTTATCCTTTCCTCGGCGGCATGATCGGCAACGACCTGCTGCGGCGGTTTAATATCACGCTTAATTACGGCAGGAAAGAAATCTACCTGATGCCCAACACCCACTTCAAAGATATGTTCGACTACTCCTATACCGGCCTTATTATCTATCTGATAGACGGCCGGGTGGAAGTGACTGACATCATCAAAGGCTCTCCGGCCGAAAAAGCCGGTATCCGCAAAGGAGATATCATTATGGCCATCAATAACAACCTGGGGGCCAACCTGCAGATATTCCGCGAAATGCTCAAAAACGTAGGCACCAAGGCCACACTGTTGATCGCGAGAGATAGCGAGCTGTTAATTAAAAAGTTGCCAATAAAAAGTATTCTTTAA
- a CDS encoding class I SAM-dependent methyltransferase — protein sequence MQDEQHYLAANKALWNKRTAVHVTSSFYDVPAFLEGRSSLNSIELALLGDVRGKRILHLQCHFGQDTLSLARMGADVTGVDLSDAAIAQANTLTAQLGLQDQAKFICCDVYSLPAQLQDSFDIVFTSYGTIGWLPDMDKWAGVVQHFLKPGGVFVMAEFHPVVWMFDEQFTRVQYDYFNTETIVENNNDTYTDAEDNADVKGVAYSWNHPLGEVFSSLLAQGLQLQVFQEFDYSPYNCFQNTTGENGHFQIKGMEGKLPMVYAFKFLKP from the coding sequence ATGCAAGACGAACAACATTACCTGGCAGCCAATAAAGCACTCTGGAATAAGCGTACAGCCGTACACGTTACTTCTTCTTTTTATGATGTGCCGGCTTTTCTGGAGGGACGCAGCTCACTCAATAGTATTGAGCTGGCGTTGCTGGGCGATGTCCGGGGAAAGCGCATCCTGCACCTGCAATGCCATTTCGGGCAGGACACGCTTTCCCTGGCGCGCATGGGCGCCGATGTGACCGGCGTGGACCTCTCTGACGCGGCCATTGCCCAGGCCAATACCCTGACCGCGCAACTGGGCCTTCAGGACCAGGCAAAATTTATCTGCTGCGATGTGTACAGCCTCCCTGCACAGTTGCAGGACAGCTTCGATATCGTGTTCACTTCTTACGGCACCATCGGCTGGCTGCCCGACATGGACAAATGGGCCGGGGTAGTGCAGCATTTTCTGAAACCGGGCGGAGTCTTTGTCATGGCCGAATTCCATCCGGTGGTATGGATGTTCGATGAACAGTTTACCCGCGTGCAGTACGATTATTTCAATACGGAAACGATTGTGGAAAACAACAATGACACCTATACAGACGCGGAAGACAACGCAGATGTAAAAGGTGTTGCCTATTCCTGGAACCATCCGCTGGGCGAAGTCTTCAGCTCCTTGCTGGCACAGGGCTTACAGCTACAGGTATTTCAGGAGTTTGACTATTCGCCGTACAATTGTTTTCAGAACACCACCGGTGAAAACGGACATTTTCAGATCAAAGGCATGGAAGGAAAGCTACCCATGGTATATGCATTCAAATTCCTTAAACCTTAA
- a CDS encoding GNAT family N-acetyltransferase yields MLDIPVNQDIHLRQLTMQDAPLVYKQLDASRKSLRKFLPWVDYNTHEEHSARFIQMMQRKAEEQEAIALGIWYQHHLCGVMDLHGWDHQVQKAEIGYWVGEAFQGKGIATAACRALISYAFKKLRLNKIEIKFVLQNERSGQIPIKLGFTREGILRHNAKLHGQFVDMVVMGVLRQDWKHY; encoded by the coding sequence ATGTTAGATATACCTGTCAATCAAGATATACACCTGCGGCAACTCACCATGCAGGACGCCCCACTGGTATATAAACAGCTGGATGCCTCCAGGAAGAGCCTGCGCAAGTTCCTGCCGTGGGTGGACTACAATACCCATGAAGAGCACAGTGCCCGGTTTATTCAGATGATGCAGCGTAAAGCGGAAGAACAGGAAGCGATAGCGCTGGGAATCTGGTATCAGCATCATTTATGCGGTGTGATGGACCTGCACGGATGGGACCACCAGGTACAGAAAGCGGAGATCGGTTATTGGGTCGGAGAGGCATTTCAGGGCAAAGGTATCGCTACCGCAGCCTGTCGCGCGCTGATCTCCTATGCGTTCAAAAAATTACGGCTGAATAAGATTGAAATAAAATTTGTTTTACAGAACGAACGAAGCGGGCAAATCCCCATTAAGCTGGGATTCACCCGCGAAGGTATTCTGCGGCACAACGCCAAGCTGCATGGCCAGTTTGTGGACATGGTAGTGATGGGTGTGTTACGGCAGGACTGGAAACATTATTGA
- the mqnC gene encoding cyclic dehypoxanthinyl futalosine synthase, which produces MVLQDLYQKAQQFEFLTAEEGVYLFENAPLAELMHIANELRKQQVPHGKVTWQIDRNVNTTNVCTANCKFCNFYRIPGHAEAYITDIEEYKRKIDETLKYGGDQLLLQGGHHPELGLSFYTNLFRELKKLYPTLRLHTLGPPEVAHITKLEKSTHIEVLRALKEAGMDSLPGAGAEILNDRVRRLISKGKCGAQEWLDVMRAAHKLNIASSATMMFGHVETVMERFEHLVDIRQVQSEKPEGHYGFTAFIPWTFQDVDTLLAKIRGVHNMTTAEEYIRMIAMSRIMLPNIKNIQASWLTVGKQVAQLCLHAGANDFGSIMIEENVVSAAGAPHRFTYRTMQDAIREAGFEPQLRTQLYEFRELPAAIEEQIINY; this is translated from the coding sequence ATGGTACTTCAGGATTTATATCAAAAGGCACAGCAGTTTGAATTTCTGACAGCAGAAGAAGGGGTGTACTTGTTTGAAAATGCACCGCTGGCAGAACTGATGCACATTGCCAACGAGTTACGTAAGCAACAGGTGCCGCATGGAAAGGTGACCTGGCAGATAGACAGAAATGTGAACACGACCAACGTGTGCACGGCCAACTGTAAGTTTTGCAACTTTTACCGCATTCCCGGTCACGCCGAAGCCTATATTACCGATATTGAGGAATATAAACGCAAGATAGACGAGACCCTGAAATACGGTGGGGACCAGCTCCTGCTGCAGGGCGGGCATCACCCGGAACTGGGACTGAGCTTCTATACCAACCTGTTCAGGGAGCTGAAAAAGCTGTACCCTACTCTCCGTCTGCATACGCTGGGGCCCCCGGAAGTAGCGCATATCACCAAACTGGAAAAGAGCACGCATATTGAAGTGCTGCGCGCATTAAAAGAAGCTGGCATGGACAGCCTTCCGGGCGCTGGTGCTGAAATTCTCAACGACCGTGTACGCAGGCTCATCTCCAAAGGCAAATGTGGCGCACAGGAATGGCTGGACGTTATGAGGGCTGCACATAAACTGAACATCGCATCTTCCGCGACCATGATGTTTGGCCACGTGGAAACAGTAATGGAGCGCTTCGAACACCTGGTGGACATCCGTCAGGTACAAAGCGAGAAGCCGGAAGGGCACTATGGTTTCACCGCTTTCATCCCCTGGACGTTCCAGGATGTGGACACGCTGCTGGCGAAGATCCGCGGCGTTCACAATATGACCACCGCCGAAGAATATATCCGCATGATCGCCATGAGCCGTATCATGCTGCCAAATATCAAGAATATCCAGGCTTCCTGGCTTACTGTCGGCAAACAGGTGGCGCAACTGTGCCTGCACGCAGGAGCCAACGATTTCGGGTCTATTATGATTGAAGAAAACGTGGTAAGCGCTGCCGGTGCCCCTCACCGCTTCACCTACCGCACCATGCAGGATGCTATCCGTGAAGCCGGTTTCGAGCCGCAGCTGCGTACCCAGCTGTACGAATTCCGTGAGTTGCCTGCTGCAATCGAAGAACAGATAATTAACTATTAA